In a single window of the Pseudoxanthomonas sp. F37 genome:
- the mutL gene encoding DNA mismatch repair endonuclease MutL, whose product MPIRQLPDTLINQIAAGEVVERPASVVKELVENALDAGARRVDIDLEEGGVRLIRIRDDGGGIAPEELPLAVSRHATSKIASLDDLEAVATLGFRGEALPSIASVSRFSLTSRRLQDEHGASLQVEGGKVGQVVPKPHGIGTTVEVRELFYNVPARRKFLRAERTELGHIEEWLRSLALARPDIELRVSHNGRPSRRYKPDELESVVRLDETLGEDFSRSALRVDHAAAGLRLHGWIAQPSYSRASADQQYLYVNGRSVRDRNIAHAVKMAYQDVLFHGRQPAYVLFLELDPTRVDVNVHPAKHEVRFRDTRLVHDFVYRTLHEALAETRAGSLPQDVAAAPFAPRAAGPMPSAWMPTRQSPLGLSVAEAPAAYAALYASAPDASSGPMPGHDVPSLPVMPANDPDGVPPLGFAIAQLHGIYILAENADGLIVVDMHAAHERIGYERLKAAHDGIGLRTQPLLVPMSLAVAEREADVAEREAATLAALGFDITRSGPQSLSVRSIPALLSNADPEALLRDVLADLREHGESRRVAAARDELLATMACHGAVRANRRLTLPEMNALLREMEITERSGQCNHGRPTWARFSLNEIDRWFLRGR is encoded by the coding sequence GTGCCGATCCGCCAGCTTCCCGACACCCTCATCAATCAGATCGCCGCCGGCGAAGTCGTCGAACGGCCCGCTTCCGTGGTCAAGGAACTGGTGGAGAACGCGCTGGACGCCGGTGCGCGGCGCGTGGACATCGATCTGGAAGAAGGCGGCGTGCGCCTGATCCGCATCCGCGACGATGGCGGCGGCATAGCGCCGGAAGAACTGCCGTTGGCGGTGTCGCGCCATGCCACCAGCAAGATCGCCTCGCTCGACGATCTCGAAGCGGTGGCCACCCTGGGCTTCCGTGGCGAGGCGCTGCCGTCGATCGCCTCGGTCAGCCGCTTTTCGCTGACCTCGCGACGCCTCCAGGACGAGCACGGCGCATCGCTGCAGGTGGAAGGCGGCAAGGTGGGGCAGGTGGTTCCCAAGCCGCACGGGATCGGCACCACGGTGGAGGTGCGCGAGCTGTTCTACAACGTGCCGGCGCGGCGCAAGTTCCTGCGCGCCGAGCGCACCGAACTGGGCCACATCGAGGAATGGCTGCGCTCGCTGGCGCTGGCGCGCCCGGACATCGAACTGCGCGTGTCGCACAACGGGCGCCCGTCCCGGCGCTACAAGCCCGACGAACTGGAATCGGTGGTGCGCCTGGACGAAACGCTGGGCGAGGACTTCTCGCGCAGCGCCCTGCGCGTGGATCATGCGGCCGCCGGCCTGCGCCTGCACGGATGGATCGCGCAACCCAGCTACTCGCGTGCCAGCGCCGACCAGCAGTACCTCTACGTCAACGGGCGTTCGGTGCGCGACCGCAACATCGCGCATGCGGTGAAGATGGCCTACCAGGACGTGCTGTTCCATGGTCGCCAGCCGGCCTACGTGCTGTTCCTGGAACTCGACCCCACCCGTGTCGACGTGAACGTGCACCCGGCCAAGCACGAGGTGCGCTTCCGCGATACGCGGCTGGTGCACGACTTCGTCTACCGCACGCTGCACGAGGCGCTTGCGGAAACACGTGCGGGCAGCCTGCCGCAGGATGTCGCGGCCGCTCCGTTCGCGCCGCGCGCGGCGGGGCCGATGCCGTCCGCATGGATGCCGACCCGGCAGTCGCCGCTGGGACTGTCGGTGGCCGAAGCCCCCGCTGCCTACGCCGCGCTCTACGCATCGGCCCCCGACGCGTCGTCGGGGCCCATGCCGGGTCACGACGTGCCCTCCCTGCCGGTGATGCCGGCCAACGACCCGGACGGCGTTCCGCCGCTGGGCTTCGCCATCGCCCAACTGCACGGCATCTACATCCTGGCGGAGAACGCGGACGGCCTGATCGTGGTCGACATGCACGCCGCGCACGAGCGCATCGGCTACGAACGCCTGAAGGCCGCGCACGATGGCATCGGTCTGCGGACGCAGCCGCTGCTGGTACCCATGTCGCTGGCGGTCGCCGAGCGCGAAGCCGACGTGGCCGAGCGCGAGGCGGCCACGCTGGCCGCACTGGGCTTCGACATCACCCGCAGCGGCCCGCAGTCGCTCAGCGTGCGCAGCATTCCCGCGCTGCTGTCCAACGCCGACCCCGAGGCGCTCCTGCGCGACGTGCTGGCGGACCTGCGCGAGCACGGCGAGAGCCGTCGCGTGGCGGCCGCGCGCGACGAACTGCTGGCCACCATGGCCTGCCACGGCGCGGTGCGCGCCAACCGGCGCCTGACGCTGCCTGAAATGAATGCCCTGCTGCGCGAGATGGAGATCACCGAACGCTCGGGCCAATGCAACCACGGCCGCCCGACCTGGGCGCGCTTTTCCTTGAACGAGATCGACCGCTGGTTCCTGCGAGGACGTTGA
- a CDS encoding DUF1684 domain-containing protein has product MGMKTGWLGMAMLLGVLAGCGDGDNRGEAAGKVVDARFLADNAAWREERKRQLLAPDGWTSLVGLHWIELKSHFIGSGRASGIKLVVGPPKMGMVAQQEGRIFFTPERGVDLTLNGEPLTGRVELQSDHDPMPGVIGFDEGKGALSVIERGGRHALRVKHADAESRTQFVGLDYWPLQEPWRVEGRYVPHPPGKTLTIVDVIGVANESPNPGAVEFEREGKTFRLEALGPPEGPLFFVFADRTSGHGSYPAGRFLDAEPPRDGKVVLDFNRAYNPPCAFTPYATCPLPPAENRLDLLVDAGEKAYAKPIKVL; this is encoded by the coding sequence ATGGGGATGAAGACAGGATGGCTGGGGATGGCCATGCTGCTGGGGGTGCTGGCCGGCTGCGGCGATGGCGACAACCGCGGCGAGGCCGCCGGCAAGGTCGTCGACGCCCGCTTCCTGGCCGACAACGCAGCCTGGCGCGAAGAGCGCAAGCGCCAGCTCCTGGCGCCGGACGGCTGGACCAGCCTGGTGGGCCTGCATTGGATCGAGCTGAAGTCGCACTTCATCGGCAGCGGGCGGGCCAGTGGCATCAAGCTGGTCGTGGGTCCGCCGAAGATGGGCATGGTGGCCCAGCAGGAGGGCCGCATCTTCTTCACCCCCGAGCGCGGCGTGGACCTGACGCTCAACGGCGAGCCGCTGACCGGTCGCGTGGAACTGCAGAGCGATCACGACCCGATGCCGGGCGTGATCGGCTTCGACGAGGGCAAGGGCGCGCTGTCGGTGATCGAACGCGGCGGCCGCCATGCGCTGCGCGTCAAGCATGCCGATGCCGAATCCCGCACGCAGTTCGTCGGCCTGGATTACTGGCCCCTGCAGGAACCGTGGCGCGTCGAAGGCCGCTACGTTCCCCATCCTCCCGGCAAGACGCTCACCATCGTCGACGTGATCGGCGTGGCGAACGAGTCGCCCAATCCGGGCGCGGTGGAGTTCGAGCGCGAAGGCAAGACGTTCAGGCTCGAAGCCCTCGGCCCGCCGGAGGGTCCGCTGTTCTTCGTCTTCGCCGACCGCACCAGCGGGCACGGCAGCTATCCCGCTGGCCGCTTCCTCGATGCGGAGCCGCCGCGCGACGGCAAGGTGGTGCTGGATTTCAACCGCGCCTACAACCCGCCTTGCGCGTTCACCCCGTACGCCACCTGTCCGCTGCCGCCGGCCGAAAACCGGTTGGACCTGTTGGTCGACGCGGGCGAGAAAGCCTACGCCAAGCCCATCAAGGTACTCTGA
- a CDS encoding TraB/GumN family protein, protein MTLRMPLKSLVAVGLLASASVLAADTAKPPSAPVPLLWKVSDKDNAVYLLGSFHLLRPGDYPLSAEVEAAFADAERLMFELAPEEMQSPAMPQMMLQAALRTDGRTLQQELDAATWRRLEGWAGKNGMPVVSFNNLEPWFVGLTISIVEMTRQGLDPKLGLDNHFMDKARAAGKPTAGLERAQEQIGVLDGMEATEQRQFIVEALDQAEKGSAETERLHRAWRRGDAEELWNGMAADMKRQYPRLYRRINVERNDAWVPKVQRILTQPGNDDALVVVGALHLLGEDGVVEKLRDRGYRVERVCSSCALSGMSGNE, encoded by the coding sequence ATGACGTTGCGCATGCCGTTGAAATCCCTTGTCGCCGTGGGCCTGCTCGCCAGTGCCTCGGTGCTGGCCGCCGATACCGCCAAGCCGCCCTCCGCGCCGGTGCCGCTGCTGTGGAAGGTGTCGGACAAGGACAACGCGGTCTATCTGCTCGGCTCGTTCCATCTGCTGCGCCCGGGCGATTATCCGCTGTCGGCGGAGGTGGAAGCGGCGTTCGCCGATGCCGAACGCCTGATGTTCGAACTGGCCCCCGAGGAAATGCAGTCGCCCGCCATGCCCCAGATGATGCTGCAGGCGGCGCTGCGCACCGACGGCAGGACGCTGCAGCAGGAACTGGATGCCGCGACCTGGCGCCGGCTCGAAGGATGGGCCGGGAAGAACGGCATGCCGGTGGTGTCGTTCAACAACCTCGAACCCTGGTTCGTCGGCCTGACCATCAGCATCGTCGAGATGACCCGGCAGGGACTGGATCCCAAGCTGGGCCTGGACAACCACTTCATGGACAAGGCCAGGGCGGCCGGCAAGCCCACCGCGGGCCTTGAACGGGCACAAGAGCAGATCGGCGTGCTGGACGGCATGGAGGCCACCGAGCAGCGCCAGTTCATCGTCGAGGCGCTGGACCAGGCGGAGAAGGGCTCGGCCGAAACCGAGCGCCTGCACCGGGCCTGGCGCCGCGGCGACGCCGAGGAGCTCTGGAACGGCATGGCCGCCGACATGAAGCGTCAGTACCCGCGCCTCTACAGGCGCATCAACGTGGAGCGCAACGACGCGTGGGTGCCCAAGGTCCAGCGGATCCTCACCCAGCCGGGCAACGACGACGCGCTGGTGGTCGTCGGCGCACTGCACCTGCTGGGCGAGGACGGCGTGGTGGAAAAGCTGCGCGACCGTGGTTACAGGGTCGAGCGGGTGTGCTCCTCATGCGCGCTCTCGGGCATGTCGGGAAATGAATGA